AGCAAAGATGTTCTCGAATTTAGTTAAAGGAGAGATGAGGGGCAAACCTAGGCCCCTCTTACAGCGAGATTCTTGCTAACTGAAAACAAGCACTTAACCAACTTAGCACCGCATATAAATCACTCCAAACTCTTCAAgcctcaaatcaaattgaagttagatttctctttttaacttgtttatttttttttccaaagggaGAGACAAAACTTACAAAGGTCGTGCCAAAATCCCTCTACTCATTGCTGCTTAGCTCCAACATCAACATGGCATTGCCTTTGAAAGCCCTCTTTGCCTCACTGCTTGCCATTGCCTCGACGTTGTCCGATCTTCGCGTTGCGAACGCCGCAGTCGCTCATCATCGTTCCTCCTCGTGGCGACATGCCGCTCACCATGTGGTTGGAAACAGAATGCATTACCACCATCACCGGAGGGGTCATGTCCATTCCGGAAACCACCACTCTCCCGCTAAGCATAACCGGCCCAAGTTCGCGCCAGGCCCTTGGAAGCAGGCTCATGCCACCTTTTATGAGGGTGGCTCCGGCACATTTGGTAcgtctcttcctttttcctatgttttattttgattgtAAATCGACATAGATAGAGCGTAACCTCAAAACCCTGCGATGTTTGTTTATGACAAGCATTGGTTTGATCGTTTCATAAGCACGCAGCTTGGTTTTTTAAGGAACCAGGAAATACAAGCGACGATCAAATAGATTAACCAAGATTCAACTTGTTGTGTAGGATGACAAACATAACCATGACCGATGTTGGCTCAGCTAAGAGAGAAATCGGtagttttaggatttgtgtGCCCCACGACCCCATCGTATAGTAAGTAGATACAttcgaaaacaacaaaaacctCTTACAAATAAGTTGTCCTCGATTCTAGCAAATTTTGTTGGTTGACTCATTTTCAATACGTTGGCTGATCTGGAAAGAGTTTACACGTTTGCGTCCTTAAGTTGTGTAACTATCAAGAAAATTCAGGGGAGAGGCAATTTTACAAGACAAGTTAGAGAACCGAGTAGTTATCACGTATTCAGTGTCTAACTTCGTCAATCGCGACAAACTGTTCTGCAATTTGTAGGAGGAGCCTGCGGTTATCAGGACGTGGTGCAGCAAGGCTACGGCTATCAGACGACGGCGGTGAGCACGGCAATGTTCAACAACGGGCAGACGTGTGGGGCGTGCTACGAGGTGAAGTGCGTCGACAACCCTCAGTGGTGCCAGCTTGGCCAGCCTTCCCTCTTCGTCACGGCCACCGACCTCTGCCCTCCCAACTACAACCTGCCCAGCGACAACGGTGGATGGTGCAACTCGCCCCGCGAGCACTTTGACCTCGCCAAGCCCGTTTTCACCACGCTGGCCAAGGACTACACTGCTGGCATTGTCCCGGTCCAGTACCGCAGGTCTGGCGCTGAACTCCATCCTTGTTCCTCTCCAGCGCATCCACTTCTCCATTTTGTATTAGAGAAAGGTGGACGCATGACGGATTCAATTCAGTCTGATGAAGTTAATGCATTGCAGGGTTCCATGCCGGAAGCAAGGAGGGGTCCGGTTCACCATAACTGGGAACCCGTACTTCAACCTAGTGCTGGTGTCGAATGTGGGTGGAGCTGGTGAAGTCGTGAGCGTACAGGTGAAGGGCGATAAGGTGCCATGGACTACAATGCAGCGCAACTGGGGCCAGAAGTGGGAGACCAACGCCATGTTGGTCGGGCAGTCCCTGACCTTCCGGGTTAGAGCAAGCGACGGCCGATTCACAACCGCCTGGCACGTCGCCCCACCTAACTGGCAATTTGGTCAGACCTTCGAGGGCAAGAACTTCAAGTGAAAACGGATATATTACACTCAATGTCGTCTCCTTTTAACCTTCTCATAGCTTCATCATACAGCTCCTCTTTCGCCAATAAGCGAAAGAAGATCGATTGCCTCTACGAAGTTGCTGGCCTAGAGAGGTTTGCGATGAAGACGCAACTCCCAGCGTTGTAGTATAAGTATCGGCAAATTTTGATCTAGCGTGTCTATGAAAATAcacttgattgattgattaccCAACAATAGGAAGATATATCGGATTGATCATATTGACTGCAAAATAGGGGATAAATTGCATACGCATGGAAAATGGCGAAATCCCAGCCGCACATCTTACATCGAAATTAATATGGAATTTTAATCTCATCCACTTCActgatgcatgatttgaaatCATACTATAAGTTACCAAAATGTCCAAACAATGAAGCATATGGGAATGAAAAGTTCAATTGCCCAAAAGATAGAAGAGAGAGATTATCATTTGCTATTTCACAACATCCTATACACTCAACATCCGCCAAAACTGACATATATATAACTCCCTTTCACCGTAATTAGATGATAAGTGCTATGATGGTTACGATGTGGCAAAAAATTCCCGAATTCTTCAACTAGCGAATTCTCATTACCAAGACCTCATGGCCAGGCATGCATGTTAGTGGAtttcttctgtttcttcttcctGCGCTTTGCTTCTCTCGGGTCCGTCCTTTCTTCCAGTCGTTTGGAAAGTTGTGAGCGAATTTCCAGCAACTTCACTTTGGCATCTTGAAAGAGTGCATCTGATCTTAAGGCCATCAATTGCTGAAACATCACGTAAACAATGTGAACTACAGATTCAGCTCATCTTGAAGGCTTTTCTAAGGAAGTGAATAATTATTTTACCTTAAGATGGTCCATTGCTGCAAGATTAAATCCAATCGTGTCCTTACATTCCTGATAaaattgcaattacatcttccaTCAACAAATCAAATTGCTCAAATAAACTGCCTTAACACAATTAGACACAGACAACATCAATTTTCCTGTTTGTCAAAGCCAACTGGGATTATACTCTTCACTTTGTTAGTAAATGTAATCCGCATTAAAATGTTGACTTGATCTAGTAATAAATGGAGCCAAAAGTTCAATGATAAAGCTAAGCCCAGCACTAAAGGAAGGCTGATAATCAGGATCCTCGAAACAAACAAGTAATTCACCATCTAACCTGGGCAATTTTTCAAGTTCCTGAAAGTGAATATGTATGAAGGACAAGACAATTCACGACAGCAGCATCAACTAGAGTGGATGCAATGTTCTCCCTTCTTAGCACACAAATATCTATATTGACTCGTAATCCAGGCACGACATTGTAGGATAACACCAACAGAGCTGCATGGTAGGATTACCTTGACTTTCTTGTGAAGAATGTCCTTTAGTGTAGTCAACAAAGGCCTGGCAGCCGGGGTCGAAACTAATTGATTGTAATGTGTCTGTAAAAGCACTGTAGCAATCCTTGAAACAAGCTCAACCTGATaagcagaaggaaaaaaatatggGAAACTGAATATGCATTCCACTTCATGAGCATAAATCAGTGCCGTGTTTTCTAGCAAATATATCAGAATACGAGACATAATGCAGATCGATTTACCATTAACACAGCTTAGAAAAGGCAGAGAAAATTCCTAACTAGGCAGCAAAAGATTTCAATTTACTTCAGCAGTCCGTTGAAAATTAATCCTGTGTCAGGAGAGGTCAAGAAAACCCACTGGGATCAGACTTTTGTGGGGGTTTTCTTTGGTCTTAACTACGTCTCGCACTTTCAACTTTAGCTGTCACTTTGGCTTAGTCTTTTCGGGGGAGCGGTAGGCATGGGGCCGCAAAACTCTCTTTTTAGTTCAGTATTTGGCACCATGAAATGGTAGTCAGTGCCGCGACTGATATCAGGTTGATGGACTCTACATCAATGAACTAAACCATTTCCATTTCCCAGAAATACAATTAAATTACAGAAGCAGCTCTCTTTCATTCCATAGGAACGTCAACATTAACCAGGCATTACTTTAACTGTCATTTACTTTATTTAATAGGTATATTGACTGTCATTTACTATTTTTGTACTGTCAGTTATGATTATAGCTGAATTACCTTTTACTTCTATTGTTGAGATATCTATGTTTTGCATACATCATGTTCTGTATTCTTGTCAGTTGAGGGATTACTCATTATAAATTCTATAGGACAAGGAGGATTAGATGACGACACAGATATCAACATGTTACACATTTATCTACATCCCAAGAGGAACATGAATTCATTCATATTAGAGATCACCAACCAGCAAACAAGTGTGTATCAGAGAGGTCCACATGGAAACATAGTAGGAAAGGCAGGTCTTTAGCATGGTGATCATTTATGTTGTTTTAAGAGCACTTACATCTCACCACCCaggaacaaatgaagaaaattgatAGGTAACCATCATTGAGGCAAAGCATTTAGCCATAATCAGACACCTGGTGCAGAATGATTAAGTCAcccctccctcttctctctctcctctaagaagaagaagaaaaagagggatgGTAACTGAGACCCGATCATTCTACCACATGTTTTAACTTATACTGTAAACCAAAAAGTTCTTGTATCCAAATTGATCCTCCTTCCCCTACTCTCTAGTGaaaaagaacaggaaaaaaaaaaactttgcatTCTAAACATATACCATGGATATTAAAGTTTGCATACAAGTTGGCAAGCATTTATCCAACCTTATCAGGGTATGTTGTCCAATCCTTCAGGTAAGATAGGAGCTTCAAAGCATCTGAGAAAGGTAAAGCCTGCGATAGGAGCAAAAATCTAATCATGCTTCCTAGTTAACATTCAAAATGGAAATAGAAACTTAGCCACATAACAGAGCTTGATCAGATAAAGAATGGAAGTCCAGCAATCCTACAGGTTTAGGACCTGTCTGGATTGAtttatactttttcctttttgcttaaTGTAAATCTCATAATGCaccttcattttttatttttttttataacctgaaattcttcaAACTTTCACAACACTCAAGTATCAAACATAgattcatatataatattttcatgatCTTCTGAAActagaataatttttcaaatattgctGGGCAAGCAAGTTTTTGCTTTTAATTAAGTCCATACAAATAGGCCTGTATGTTCTTGTTTTGTCACAGGAAAGctgaaaagatttttttttaaagcctAACCAGTGTAAAATCAGGTTAAAGTGGTTGGCAGTttgaaccttttcttttctgcccAATCAAGATATAACAGTCATATTCAAATGATATATAGTGTCTTGTGACAAATGGTAATGCATAAGAATAACAGGGTGCACACAACAATTTGAGACTAAGAGGCTGTGAGTTTACTTCCCAGAGCCCTCAATGTTCTTATTGTAAAGATTTCAGTTCAATTTTAGCGTCTGAATATATTGTCCGCCATCACATCAAAGATGGATATCTCTGCCTAAGTGGCAGGGCCTCACATCCAGAAGTCATGGGATCAATTCCCAACGAAACTAAGGAAATCATCGAAACTGTGGATCTCTTCAGTGGTTGAACTTGGACAACCCAGATTGAGCCAATTTGACACTGGCCATTTATAAGGGGACAACTAAGTTCTGAAGACTAGAAAGATTTATCTTCAAATAATCCAGTCCAATAGAGCCGACTATGAACAGCCCATCTGAAGTAAGTCATACTAGTAGGTACACCAATAATTTATTTCAACCATAAACCACAATAAGCTTACAAAGATATGTCAAACAACAAATACAGAAAAGGTAAATCCAACGGATCACAGAGCACGTGTATACATGCATAACTTCCAACATTCATTAAACATGACATACAACGTAGACTTCTTTTGACACACAGGCCTCTGTGCATCATgcatgcattttttcttttcaccttggAAGGAATGGGGCAGGTGTTGGCAATCAGGTAAcagaatgaaattgatgatagTATATCTTTACACAAATTTATAAAACTTATCTGTTAAAGCCTCACAAATCCCCAGTGCATAAAGTAATAGATATTTAGCAGAATATAACAGTTATGAACAGCTCCATAGAAAAGCCTCCGTGTAAGTTCAAGCATATGATGCTGCATACCAGTAATGTCTGCTCAAGGTCATTAGTTTGAACGTTCGAAAGAGCACGAAGAATAAAGTCAGAGGGAGAAAGCCCCAGCATCACGTAATTTGGGTGGAATTCTGCAGTCTTTCCATTGTTTTTCTCCTCCTGTCGGAAAATATTATGTTAACACATTCATATTCAAACACATGTAAGATCATACTTATTTCAACACATATAGATTCAAACATATGCAAGATCAACTTGCAGATATACAACTTCCGACCAGATCATCTTCCTTGGATGACAACTCCCAATTAGAATTTTAAAACCAATTAAGTTTACACTTGATATCACAGAATCACCATCCCATATTCTCCAATGCTTGAAACTTTCGCAGCATCATCAAACTTCTTTTGACTAAGAAACAAGTTCAAGataaattctgaaattttcaaCACATACCATCTCAAGTCAAACATTATGGCCACCTTTGATTcgacttttggggaaagcctttgctttttttttttttttcgaaatgcaaatagtgtttggtaaattgtaattgaaaagTGCATTGGAACTCAACTGTGGTTTAAATGCTGTAGCAAAAAAACTACACTTATAGAGAACCTTAGTTATATCTTTTTAtctaaataaagagaaaaagaaattgaagctccAGCAGCGCTCAAGCAAAGGGCTCAGGCAACGGCCAGATGCCAATGAGCCAGATTTGGCACCTACGTCTAAGGTCGCACAATCTCAGGCAACctcaggcgagggccgccgatgCCAAGTATGGCTTTCCAGTGACATCGCACATTGATGATAAGAGCGAAATTTCAAAAGTTAAGCAAGGgcaaatttggtaaaaaaaattcattaagcTCTGAAGTAGCATTCCAAAAACACTCAAAGCCCAAAGCTAGGTAGGACTTACATTGGGCTCTTGGATGACTTTGGAAATGCTAGCATTTCCCAAATGGGCTCCCAAAAATAGCCGCCAAACGCTTCAGCATTTGCCAAAGGGTCTATAGAGCCCCAAAACCCATTTCTAAGGCCAAACCAAATGCACCTTACATAACTTAAAGCCTAGATGTACTACCAAGTAACACCAAAAATAATCAGGCCATTGATCTAACAATCATCAATATTCTCCAGTTGAAGTTGTAAGAAGCATATCAAATCACATATAAATAACAAACTACTAGAGGTACCCAAGCATGTTAGAGTCACCTCTGTCCTCACAATCAAATGAATGGCAGCATTTCATTTCTTCATTCATCACATAAATTATTCAGCAAAAGCATCCTGGTAGCAAATTAGCAATTTATATTTTACACAAACATGTAGCATAAGAGACAATTGAgaaacttttaccaaaaaaaaaaaaaaagagagacaattGAGAAAACTAGGAAGCAGACAATTCAAATGCAAGAGTACCACAAAATAAGTCTAATGAAAATGCGTACAGAACTTGCGTGGCCTAATGTACCTCCAACAGGGTACAGACAAGATACCTCATGTTCGGCAATTCGTTTCAACTCCACTTCTGCTATATCCAACGCCTCAATAATTGAATCAGTTGCTGAAAGTGTCTCTTGAGTTTTCTTCCCTGCTAAGGCCACAGCACCCTCTTCTGGAATTTCTTCCTTGGGTACATACTTGTTCCCAAATGCATTATCAAGGTCAGACTCAAACATCTCCTCCaacctcttctccttttcttcctgcAAAATTTATTTAGACATTTATTCAAGCATGGGATGAAATAACGTTAAAAGAAGATTCTGTGCTTAAGAAGAAGCTAAAAGTAATGAAAAGCACCTCAATGAAGAATGGTTCTTCCGTACGATCCCAACGGCGTATTGAACGATCATGAGATCCAGTGACCAAAAATCACCACGGTTGCTAATTGCAAGGCACCAAATATCAGCATGATGTCCCTCAAGCGTCAAAAGAAGCTCGAATTTGTCAGCATCCCAGTATTTTACAAGCCGATCTTTACCTACACTAAACATATAATGTGTGTTGCCCACAAACTGCACTGCCATGATACTGCAATTGAAATATCAGTATTAGTAGGTCCTTTTCCAACATTAGTATGAAAACCATCCAGCAAACACACAGAACAGCACCTATCTCCATGTGCAAAAATGGATTTATGGCGgtcaccaaaatccaatcccCATATCATCAGATTTTTATCTGCAGAGCCAGTTACAATTAGATCTCCATCTGACGAGATATCCAAGCATAGCACAGGAAGCCTGTGCCCATATAAGGAATGCATAAGCTTCAGAGAATCCATGAAGAAAACCTGGAAGTGGTTCACATATAGTGTCAAAATGATTATCATTGCAAAGATCTTACATTTTTGGAAGTCCAACCGCATGAAGATGGAAATAAccaattgcaaaaagatttgatTTCATGTAACAAGAAGGTCTATAAGAATACACTAAGTACAAGAAGAGAGTTCAGATAGGGAGGAAGAACTGACATACGCATCAGATATAACAAGGAAAACACAACCACATGAAGTTAGAAATCACCTTCACTGTGCAGTCTAATAGTGCAACAGCAATTTTTTGAGCGTCTGGACTCACAGCAACCACAAGAACATCATCATTCATCTTCAGGGTTCTGACATTTGACACAGTTAGGTGCTTGGAATTCTGTTAATCAAACAGAACCAGTAAGCACAACTTCGCAGATTCTCAATCCCCAAACCTCTAAAAAAATGTACACTTTCATCAATGATCGTGTaatgatccaaaaatcaatGATCATGTCGCGAAACCAACAATGTTCAATAGAATATTCGATCCAAATATGTGCTTAGAAAAGAGTATGCAAAGCTGATCATTCCGGAAGTTATGTGATGTTGCATCAGCCTCACTCCCAATCTGTGGAACTTCGCTCTCACAGGAGCCATTGTCAAAGAAATCACATGAATCTCAAATTCCAATcactgccaaactcaagactctaGAAAGAATCCATTGACGAAAAACCATCTAGATTGTGAAGCATATCTATATAGTAAATAGAAATAACTACAAAATTGTAGCTTTTGTGTAGTGGTCATCATTTTACACACATAATAGAAACGCTACCGCGAATATCAGTAACATTGCTAGAGAAAAATCACTATCATAGCAGAAAAATATTGCATATGAACTTTTCTCCAAGCAATAATTATAACcaaaaaaagttgctttttgTGTTGCCTGAATGTACCCACTACTCTGAAATTAGTGCATGTGAAATTCCAAAGGCAGCAGATAGTAATAATTGGCTTTACAGATGCTCATTGTGATGTCAAGGTTTCTAAAGAAGGGTCAGAAGTCAGGAAAGTTACATACATCACCAGGTTTCTGCTTCATACCATACTCCCAGAATTTAATGTCGTGATCTGCACTGCCagtgacaaaaccattttggttTGGTATAGCCACAATTGACCGGATAGAGCCTCCATGAGCTTCTACCACTTCAATACAAGTGCCACTTCCAACATCAAATATTTCTATGGCTCCATCTTTTGTTCCAATAAGTGCGTGCTTATTCTGAGGAACAATTAAACCACAAAGCCCATACCCAGAGTCAATTGTTCGCAAGCAGGAACCTGTACTCGGGTTCCAAATCTTTACCGAGTTGTGACTGGTAGACATAAGAAGGGTATTATCAGAACTAAGGGTGACGCTTCTGACATCAGAGCGGTGTCCTTGTAGTTCAATAGTTAGCATTTTACTAGTTTTATCAGCTTCAATAGAGTGAAATTCCAAAAGATTATTGTTTAATGACAATGCCAGTGTGGCCAACGAACTCTTCGGAGCTACAGGGCAGAAAGAAATAGAACAAATCTTTTTGCTAGCTCGAATAGTCTGGAGGAGCTTAAAAACATCAGCAACCGTCACCATGGTGTCGTGTCCTTCTCCAATACCACGACTGGAATCTCCATTTTCATTCACATCTGCCcctttcttctccctcttcctaTGAAGCCTGCGTTTTGCTTTACGCTTTGCTTCAGCTTCATCTAGTACACGGAACACCTCTACAAGTTTACCTGCCGCTTGACAAGCCAGCAAATTCCCATTCTTGTTGAATCTCACTGTTGCAACTCTATCCTTGCTTTGTCGCTGAATTTCGCCAAATTGTTTTAGTACATCCCATTTGTTATGAGAAGCTAAGTCACCATTGCCCACACCCCCACTTGCATCTGCTTCAGATCGTTCATCAGATGAATCATTCTTAACAGTGTAAAATCGAAGTTCTGGATCTGCAGACCCTGTGACGAGATATCTCTCTTCTGGATCAGTGTCCAGGGACCAGATTTCACTGTGATGACCACCAACAATCTGCATACAGTGCTGTGTTTCAAGATCCCACACTCTGAGATACTTGTCTTTGGAGGAACTAACGAGTTTCTTGTCAGAATCTAGAAAGACAAGGTCGGTAACCTACAGCATCAAGCCATCAAAAATAAATCACCAAGCATTTAGATCACGAAAAATAGaacgaaaattaaaataaatttttgctttATCAAAAT
The sequence above is drawn from the Eucalyptus grandis isolate ANBG69807.140 chromosome 11, ASM1654582v1, whole genome shotgun sequence genome and encodes:
- the LOC104425944 gene encoding expansin-A4 yields the protein MALPLKALFASLLAIASTLSDLRVANAAVAHHRSSSWRHAAHHVVGNRMHYHHHRRGHVHSGNHHSPAKHNRPKFAPGPWKQAHATFYEGGSGTFGGACGYQDVVQQGYGYQTTAVSTAMFNNGQTCGACYEVKCVDNPQWCQLGQPSLFVTATDLCPPNYNLPSDNGGWCNSPREHFDLAKPVFTTLAKDYTAGIVPVQYRRVPCRKQGGVRFTITGNPYFNLVLVSNVGGAGEVVSVQVKGDKVPWTTMQRNWGQKWETNAMLVGQSLTFRVRASDGRFTTAWHVAPPNWQFGQTFEGKNFK
- the LOC104425945 gene encoding LOW QUALITY PROTEIN: WD repeat-containing protein 3 (The sequence of the model RefSeq protein was modified relative to this genomic sequence to represent the inferred CDS: inserted 1 base in 1 codon), translating into MVKAYLRYEPAAAFGVIASVESNIAYDASGKHLLAPALETVGVWHVRQGVCTKTLAPSAFSAAGPSLAVTAIASSPSSLIASGYADGSIRIWDFEKGSCETTLNGHKGAVSVLRYGKLGSLLASGSKDNDIILWDVVGETGLYRLRGHRDQVTDLVFLDSDKKLVSSSKDKYLRVWDLETQHCMQIVGGHHSEIWSLDTDPEERYLVTGSADPELRFYTVKNDSSDERSEADASGGVGNGDLASHNKWDVLKQFGEIQRQSKDRVATVRFNKNGNLLACQAAGKLVEVFRVLDEAEAKRKAKRRLHRKREKKGADVNENGDSSRGIGEGHDTMVTVADVFKLLQTIRASKKICSISFCPVAPKSSLATLALSLNNNLLEFHSIEADKTSKMLTIELQGHRSDVRSVTLSSDNTLLMSTSHNSVKIWNPSTGSCLRTIDSGYGLCGLIVPQNKHALIGTKDGAIEIFDVGSGTCIEVVEAHGGSIRSIVAIPNQNGFVTGSADHDIKFWEYGMKQKPGDNSKHLTVSNVRTLKMNDDVLVVAVSPDAQKIAVALLDCTVKVFFMDSLKLMHSLYGHRLPVLCLDISSDGDLIVTGSADKNLMIWGLDFGDRHKSIFAHGDSIMAVQFVGNTHYMFSVGKDRLVKYWDADKFELLLTLEGHHADIWCLAISNRGDFXVTGSHDRSIRRWDRTEEPFFIEEEKEKRLEEMFESDLDNAFGNKYVPKEEIPEEGAVALAGKKTQETLSATDSIIEALDIAEVELKRIAEHEEEKNNGKTAEFHPNYVMLGLSPSDFILRALSNVQTNDLEQTLLALPFSDALKLLSYLKDWTTYPDKVELVSRIATVLLQTHYNQLVSTPAARPLLTTLKDILHKKVKECKDTIGFNLAAMDHLKQLMALRSDALFQDAKVKLLEIRSQLSKRLEERTDPREAKRRKKKQKKSTNMHAWP